The DNA window TAAGTTTACTTCACCTATAGATAGACTACCTACCATCATTGAATGGACTTCAGCACTACCTTTCTTTGGTTAAGTTGGTTGGATTTAGATGGAAGTCATGTTCAAACTGAAGTTTTGTGGCTGAATTGCACATCTGTCCTATCCTTTTTCTTGGGCCGGTGTGATTAGATTGATACTTTATATCCAACCTTTGCGATGTACATCCTTTTGATTTATGTATCCGTATTGTGTCAGCATGATCTTGCATATTGTAAGCATTTGATTTAAGGTTATCATATTTATACTTCTATAGTATGATTGCAGCTTATTTGTATGGGCATCTTGTTATTGAATTGCTGTATCAACATGTTAACTAGCTTCAGATGTTTCTTACTTCTCATTTATTGTTGATCCTGCAGGTCAGATTCATGCGAACCTGAATCCTCATTTAGTTTTTACCACAAAGATGATTTTAATGGCGTTATTCAAGTGCTGAGGTCGTCGGAGGTGATATATGGAAGCATATTGGAGGTACTCCTTAAGCATTGGGACATCCCTGTCAATATAAATGGAGCAAGCAATCTGGATACTCTGAATCATGACATGTGTGTGCTTCCATCTGTGGTGGCATCTTCAGAGGCTCCAGGTGATATTCACATTGTGGGCCAAACATGTTTAAGTTCTGAAGGATCAGCTGAAACCATACAAACAAGTCTAGAGAATCATAATTCTAAGACAGAACTGCCTAGTTGTTCTAATAAATCCACTGAACCATTGGGAGATGATTGTTTGACACCAAAAAAAGAAATTGTTATAGGATCATCAACTGATGGCTGTACATTGACTGCATTAAATGGAACAAATGCGGATGCATCCCAAGGGAAGGTGGGGACTGGCTATTTGAACTATTACAGTTTTGGTCATACAGCTTCATTAGTTGCGGAAGATTTTATGCGCAAGCCATCAGACAAAAAAACTGAAGTGATTATAATGTCAGCTGAGGAGATAATTTCTGCGCAGATGAAGATTATGTCAAAAAGTTGTGCCAAGTTTCATTGGCCAAATATTCCTAGCTTAAGTGTTAATATCCAGAAAGAAAATTGTGGGTGGTGCTTCTCTTGCAGGGCTTCTTCTGATGACTCAGGTTGCTTGTTTAATATGAGTTTGGCCCCTGTTGGGAAAGGATCTCTAGCTGAGGTGGTTGGCCTTCAATCAAAAAGGAACAAGATAGGCCATCTTATAGATATAGTTGGTCACATTCTCGTGATAGAAGACAGGTTGCAGGGGCTTCTATTAGGTCCCTGGCTGAATCCACATTATAGCAAGCTTTGGCGTAAAAGTATTCTCAAGGCATCTGATATTGTGTCCGTAAAACATTTACTTCTCACTGTAAGAATCTTTCTTTTGGTTGTTGGTCGTCCTTAACTTAAGCATTTGAACTCTAACCCTACAAACTTGTAAAGATCTTCTCAAGGATCTACACAAAACTTGTTGTTCAAGTTTTATCCTACTTTACTTTACCAATGTAGGTTTAAATGGTTTTCAACTGATGATTAGTAATGCATTTTGTTGGTAAACACTAGATATTTGGTGGCTCGAACCATTTAGTCCAGTTAGTTTATCAAAGTTTCTACAGTAATAGATCTAAAGCATCTTGGACAGTACTTGCCTTCTATATCTCTATTTGGAAAAGTAATTTTTTCTCGAAGTTGAATTCTCCCTGCTCTTCTTTcttatattttatctatttatccATTGGTGTGGTTATCAGCAATTTGGCTGATTGTCTTGCTCTCAATTTGGAATACCTTAAGTTACTCCCAAATTGTACTTATCTTTGTTATGTCTCTACAAACTTTAGTCTAGTACATTTGTATTAACTAATTTTACTTTGGGAGCTGTGCAGTTGGAGTCAAATATTAGCCGTCTTGCACTTTCTGCAGAGTGGTTGAAACATGTGGATGTTTCCACCACAGTTGGTTCAGCTTCTCATATTATCATCGCTTCATCACGAGCATCTTCAAAGAACGGAATTGGTAAGAAAAAGGCCAGGTACCCGGAAAGTGATTCTAATCCTTCTTCCAATTCTTCCAGTGGGTTGAGTATGCTTTGGTGGAGGGGTGGTAGGGTTTCACGCCGTTTATTCAGTTGGAAGGCTGTACCCTGCTCTTTGGTATCCAAGGCTGCCAGACAAGGTCTGCATTCATCCATCTCTTGCTTCTATTTAGATCTTTTAGTTGGTAATACTTGCATTTAGCCAACTGAGTAATTATTCTGAATTTGTTCGAAGTTTGAAATTATGCAGCTGGAAGTAAGAAGATATTAGGCGTGGTGTACCCTGAAAATTCAGATTTTGCAAAGAGGAGCAAATACATTGCTTGGCGAGCTGCTGTGGAGTTATCAACAACTGTAGAACAACTTGCCTTACAGGTATTATTTCTTGTTTCTTAGGCTTTCTAGTTTAACTTTTGCAATAAATGTTTCTGTATTTGAAAATTCCAAGAAAGATGAAAACGATTCTCGGTAGGTTATGTAGTTTCTAGATCTATTGGTCATATCAATTTAAGAGATTAACTAAGTGAAATTTGTTAATGTGGCTTCCTAGATGGAGATGTAAGTGAACTGTTGCCATGTCAATGTCATGGCTGGGAAGGCATTATTGCTAAGTCAATAAAAtgattcttcatttttaaaaagtttttgatttgaaatACAAGCTTGCATTAGGATTGATGTCAGGCTTTGTGCTGGTTAAATTTAGCTTTGTGTGCTGCTGCTGTATATACGCTATAGTGCTACTCTCTGTATGGACTAGCTGCatctttcttttttaaatatctATATATTTGAATCTGAATAATCAGTAGCGAAAGAATCAAGGCTATCTTTAATTACAGTGATTACATGAGGAAAACTTAAATGAAGATGCTGAATCTGGCGAGTAGATACTTTTATCTTGCCATGAAATACATGTGAGAAATGGGACCTAACCAGTTGTGCCATACTCGCCTATTTTCAGCTTCTCTTCCTTGGTTGAATCTTTATATCATACTTGTATGGTGATTCTTCCAGGTTAGAGAGTTTGATTCAAACATCAAGTGGGATGAAATTTTGAATACTATTTCACTTCCAATGGCGGACAAGGACTGTAGGAAATCAATCAGGTTGTTCAAGAAAGCAATTATTCGCAGAAAGGCCGTTGAAGCAGAAGTAACCAAGTATCTTCTTGATTTTGGCAAGAGGAGATGTATTCCTGAAATTGTTATAAAAAAGGGATCTGCAGTAGAAGAGTCTGCCAGTGAAAGAAAGAAATATTGGTTGAATGAATCTTATGTCCCCTTGCATCTTCTCAAAAGTTTTGAAGAGAAAAGAATTGCCCGCAGATCTAGTAAGATGAGTTCTGGGAAACTCTCTGATGCAGATCTATTAACAAAGAAGCCCTTGAAGGAAAGAGGTTTTTCGTATCTTCTTGCAAAAGCAGAAAGACCCGAGTACCATCAGTGCAGGCACTGCAACAAAGATGTTCCAATCAGGTATCTTGTagattcattttattttatctcttCGGCAATCAGGTATCTGATATATTCAGCACTTTCTTTATCTTGGAGacaatttatttgattaattgaatACTTCAGTGTACTTATTTATAATGTGTTGTGTAggattatttatattgttttttggttttggcatttttgctgcATTGTATAAAATGAATTAGAGTTCATGATAGCTGTAAATGGGAATAAGCTTTCTTAGGTCGGACATCATGTTACAAGCATAACTTGGTTTAGACATCATATTACTAGCATAACTTGTGCCAGGCATCACATTACTAGCATAAGTTTGGGTCAGACATCATATTTGCAATCAACTATAAACTTGCCCTACTTATTGAACATATTCAAGAGTGCTGTTTATCTTGCTTCATTTAAACTTCATTAACTTGAAGTTCCATAAATGATGTGCTCTAAACGCTCTTgcatttttaattcttattgGTGCTATTTTCCCTTGAATTCCAGATACTTAGCTGTGAAAGTTTCATAGtccttttcatttcttttaatttatttttttattttaactattgATCCAATTTCTATTTATGATGGTTATGCAGGGAAGCTGTTTGCTGTCAGTATTGCCAGGGTAATCAACAATCCCCAAATGAATTCCATTATTTATGCTGCAGATTTgtcctttttatttataacagGATTCGAAGTTATAAACTTAACATGGTGTCTGGCTTTTCCCCTATGCTTTGTCAAATTAAATCTTTGTGAATTTAATGCAACTTTCAGGTTCTTTCCATAAAAGGCACGTGAGGAAGTCTATGGGTTCCGTATCTGCTCAATGCAAATATACATGCCATCGTTGCGTTGATGGGAATTACATGAAAGTCGACTCAGAGACGGCGAAGAATgatgctaaaaaggcaaaaaagaaaaataggaGCTCAAAAAATCAGTATCAGAAGTCGAAAAAGGTCTCTGAAGGGACTAGCTCAGTGCATcctaaaaatagtaaaaaaacatTGAGGAACTCAAGGTCATTAAGATCAGAGAAAAACAAGAAAGTTACTATTGTAGTACCTTTGCGTCGTTCACCTAGGAAAGCTAAATTAAATGCTTTGCAAAACAAAAAGGCCAGAGGACGAAAGAAGGGTAAACCGGGTAGAGGTCGACCCAAAAAGGTAACAGGTCAACAACCAACAAAGGCTACTTCATGGCGCAAGAAGAGGACACAGGCTTATCATAGTTACTGGCTTAATGGTCTTCTGTTGACCAGAAAGCCAGAGGATGAACGTGTGATGCATTTTAGGAAGAAAAGGTTTGTTGCCCCTTCTCAGAGTGTTATTTATGATCAACCCACATGCCGTCTATGCTCTGAAGCAGGATATACATCTACTGTGAATTATATTTCTTGTGAGATGTGTGGAGGTAGGTAACAATGTTAAAATTACAATTCTGTTATCTGTAACTTAGTTACTGAACATCTATTAACTGATGGTCTTTAGCTGCTAATGCATGTGTTTGCTTCTGCCTTTTATATGACTTGTGCAGGGTGGTTTCATGGAGATGCTCTTGGACTGGATGCAGAGAACATAAACAAGCTTATAGGATTTAGGTGCCACATGTGCCGTAACAATACCCCCCCTGTCTGCCCATTTGCATCGTTAACAAAAGACCATGAATCTAGCATGGACGTGGTTGAAAATAGTGTTGCAAATGAGTTCTGTGCGGAAGGAACTGGTGTTAAATATCAAACTGAGGTAAACTTATTGCAAGAATCCCATGTAAATGAGGACAATCAAGGTTCACTTCATGCTGATAATTCTCCCCAGGGATTGGATGACAAGAGTTTCGTGCCTGAATCTAAGTTGGAAATAGGCAATGAGATTGATCAGATGGAACCCACTTCATGCAGCATTGGTGTGGATGTGATGGAATCTGAGTCCATTGAGTTGCATCCCCAATTATCTATGGAATCAGCTGAATTATTAGATGAGGGAGGAAATCAAGTCCCGAGTTTGATGGGTAGTCCTCAATTAGAGAAATGAAGAATTGTAGAGGCTAGAGTTATTTGTAAGGTTAGAATTACCTGTAAATCTTCTAATGCTGTTAAAGTTCATGACATACACTGAGATGATTCATTTGAAACCGAGAAATACAGAGTTAACTTGGAGCTGCTGTCTCTTACTGATTCCTGTCTCCCTGAAGATTACCTGACCTTATTGCTGGATATGCAATATCAGAAAGTTCACACCCGAAAGCTAATCTGGAGAGGCTTGATCATCCTATGACACGGTCTGCTAAAGGTGAGTATTGCGAGGTCGTGAAATTAACGCGTTATTTTATAACCGAGTGAACTGTCTTAGTGTTTGCATTCAGGCGTTTTTAACATCCATAGGTCAGATTGATGTCCGATTTGGATGTAGTAATTGATAGCTGCAAAAATTCTAATTTAGGTACCATCTGAAATGGTCAGATATTTAACCATGGATTGGTATAGTTACTTCAATAGTCTGATTGAATTGCTTGTATTGCACCATTTCATTTTTGTGCGATTCTGTATATGAATAGAAAAGGCGGCAAATTATGGAAATATGTTTTCTTCAACTATCTTGAATAGTCTGTCACTTGTGTTCAGATTTGAATGCTTTCCACTTCGTGAGCGGAAATTTGAAGCTGATTTTGGTTCAGCCACTTGCTGTTGCAAATCCTGATTGTGAGAAAATGCTAACTATTAGGTCTAAATGGAAAACTTGGATGGCTGCATAGCCTGCATTCCTCTTGAGCTCTTCAAAGAAAAGAAGGGGGATGATGTACTGGTGTGCGTTGGTCGGTTTGATttgaaatcaaaccaaaccaaaccaataaaaactgaattttttttaaaaagaaattctcTAAATCATGATCAGAATGTATACAAATTGAATTGTAGCTGAATCAAGTAATATATTTGGCTTTGTCGATTATTTGGTTAATTGAATAATTGAATTTGGTTAATATCATACATTTACATAATTTGGTTAGTCCGATTTTAAATTTTCAGATTAAAAACAGAATCGaactgaataaaattaaaagaattaatcataattaaattaaaaatgtccattaattatatgtattttcttAAAAGGTGCAAAATCACTCCCTGTTATTATGTTCgctttaatttaaactttttggaAAATAGAGGGGGCAAATTGAACCTTTACCCAAGAAAGCAAGCACAAAGCGTGGGCCTTGTcatgaaaatcaaattaaagaaattCCAAATAAGAAACAGATTAAAAGATAGATAAGAGCAGAGCTCATCTCCTCCTCTTTGCAATGGCGTTCTCTCCCACTATTTCTACTCCAACTCCCAAATTTCTCCAATCCTCAATGCTTACTATTCCCTCTTTCAAATTACATTTTGCCAACTCTCCAAAACGACAATCTTATGCCACTCGTCGTTTACGCGTCATTGCTTCTTCTTCAACTCTACAGTCTACAAACGGCGCCGTTTCTTCTCCCACTGAGAAAAAACCAGGCACCTCATCCTCCTCCTCTTCTTCTGGACGGCAGTACTTTCCGTTAGCTGCTGTTATTGGCCAGGTCAGCATTATCTATCCTTGTAATTACGTAGTTCAAATTTACAATTGatggtttattttttttgtggTTAAATGTTAGGATGCTATCAAAACTGCGCTGTTGCTCGGAGCTATTGATCGTGAAGTTGGAGGAATTGCTATTAGTGGGAAACGAGGAACTGCTAAGACTGTCATGGCGCGTGGCTTGCACGCCATTTTGCCTCCGATTGACGTTGTCGCTGGTTCTATCTCTAATGCTGATCCTTCTCGACCTGAAGAGTAAGCTTGCTTTTACTATAGCCGATTCCAATTCCGGCTATGCCCTTTTTAATAAATGGAGTGGTTGGACTGCCCATTATAAATTGGGAATTATCTTGGAGTTTGACAGTGATCCTAGACTTTGGCTAGGAGGAGTGAGTCCTTTtcataaaaagtaaataaattaaaatctaattattttatcatgttttttgAAGGTGGGAAGATTTTTTAGCAGAGCGGGTAGAATATGATTCTGATGGTATTATTAAGACTCAAGTTGTTAAATCTCCTTTTGTTCAGGTACAAGTGTTTTTTACTATAAGGAGTTAAATAAAGGTATTGGCATCTTAAATTCCAACTTATGATGTTTGTAGCGATCTGATCTCATGGTTTAAAACCTTACATATAAAATTCTAATCTTCTGTGTATTTGCATTTTATAGCCCAAGTCCGTTTTCCGGCAATTTTGATCATACATGGCATTCGTGCATCTGTGCCACGTTGTACATGACCTGCTACTCCGCTATGCCTCATATGATCAAAATTGCGAGAAAACTGGCTTAATCTACAAAATGCAAATACGCAAAAGGTTAGGAtttatatgttatgttttaagcCATGAGATTAGATTGCTACAAACATCATACCTTGGGAGTTAATATGCCAATACCTCTAAAATAAATATTCCCACTACATTGTTCGATTCATTACTCTCTTCATTAATTTATGTCAGATTCCATTGGGAGTCACAGAGGACAGACTCATTGGATCTGTTGATGTTGAGGAGTCTGTAAAAACGGGAACTACTGTGTTTCAGCCTGGCCTTCTAGCTGAAGCTCATAGAGGTGTTCTATACGTTGATGAAATCAACCTTTTAGATGAGGGTATTAGTAACTTGCTTCTTAATGTATTGACGGAAGGGGTTAATATTATTGAAAGAGAGGGAATCAGCTATAAGCACCCTTGCAAGCCCCTTTTGATTGCTACTTACAATCCAGAAGAAGGTGCTGTTCGGGAACACTTGCTAGATCGTATTGCTATTAATTTGAGGTACAtgcctttattttaaaaaattaattggtgCTTTACTTCTTTGTCGCTATGCTCTTTCCCCATTTCATTAATGACACATTCATTCTGCAGCGCAGATCTTCCTATGACTTTCGAAGATCGTGTCGCAGCTGTTAGTATTGCTACTCAATTTCAGGAACATAGCAATGAAGTCTTTAAAATGGTTGAGGAAGAGACGGAATCAGCTAAGACCCAGGTAACCGTGCAAAGTGCAGAGCTTCTGTTAATATATTTGAAGAGTATATAGATACTTGTAAATTTGTAATCATAAAAGCTTTAGAATTTATGCTACCAGGATAATAGCTTGAGTGTATGTCTTATTGGGCATTTggttcaaaatattatttaatatttagtgATTGACCAAGTATCTATCTACAAAGtactttaattattaaagagACCTCTCATGGTCTATCTTGTTTGGGATTATCACAGCCCATTTAGTAGCAGGTTATGAACCTACCCTTagaaaattgaatatttataattttgtagaTGTTAAAGACATGTTTTTCTCCGTTGTTCTTCAGAATATTAAGCTGTTACATGTTAGTGCCACCTTTTCTTTTAATGCCTCTGTTG is part of the Mercurialis annua linkage group LG3, ddMerAnnu1.2, whole genome shotgun sequence genome and encodes:
- the LOC126675296 gene encoding DDT domain-containing protein PTM, with the translated sequence METEFIGKLVKKEFKERGVGVVSGIVQSYDVSSGYFEILYEDGDSERLDFSGVASLLRQSEEPADHERRRGRPKKRRRVDLSKVSKGGFDSNCGSLLGGETLGNGNFDLNDGLVEGYSGNLRNDVDNGVKEVLDLNAGFNLNLNEGFDLNDEGVRCVNGSDVSGDMKMKNRECIDLNLEVNGDIDESLSKDLGANLKEREIGFDLNLQIDEEEANGERGRLAKEISSSEVLEGIANGACFIANGMLQEVHVTDDLSVQLAKGILKKGTVSIEGSGGVDSVNVQDANTFKEDSPEVINEKQSDVGSVHQDQSGDGPKRRGRRRKTLTHVDNLNSTPETVVVREAKIINGNQEDVRSLDKEGSGNLSKRRRGRPPRTLNSTTDTAINAETHFIKEDCNVVTDEKQGDIESVYTVIGGKNRRLSDHVNATPERTVLRRSARRGLANNDVLPVPFSVANEFSVSPAVSALTEEIPLKLRHEWDKEPLAFPAKVQLPPSSRKLDLAGIPVVDFFSVYACLRSFSTLLFLSPFELEEFVAALRCSSSSSLFDSIHVCILQALKKHMDYLSNEGSESASNCLRSLNWGFLDVITWPVFLAEYLLFLGSDFGTGIDPSLLMFLKIDYYKQPVSLKIEILRYLCDTIIEADAFRSELARRSSGADADVDFDRNINSGALRKRRSGMDASIVSALTEDAVDDSSDWNSDECCLCKMDGSLICCDGCPAAYHSKCVGVVNDSLPEGDWFCPECAIERQKPWMKTRKSLRGAELLGADPCGRLYFSSCGYLLVSDSCEPESSFSFYHKDDFNGVIQVLRSSEVIYGSILEVLLKHWDIPVNINGASNLDTLNHDMCVLPSVVASSEAPGDIHIVGQTCLSSEGSAETIQTSLENHNSKTELPSCSNKSTEPLGDDCLTPKKEIVIGSSTDGCTLTALNGTNADASQGKVGTGYLNYYSFGHTASLVAEDFMRKPSDKKTEVIIMSAEEIISAQMKIMSKSCAKFHWPNIPSLSVNIQKENCGWCFSCRASSDDSGCLFNMSLAPVGKGSLAEVVGLQSKRNKIGHLIDIVGHILVIEDRLQGLLLGPWLNPHYSKLWRKSILKASDIVSVKHLLLTLESNISRLALSAEWLKHVDVSTTVGSASHIIIASSRASSKNGIGKKKARYPESDSNPSSNSSSGLSMLWWRGGRVSRRLFSWKAVPCSLVSKAARQAGSKKILGVVYPENSDFAKRSKYIAWRAAVELSTTVEQLALQVREFDSNIKWDEILNTISLPMADKDCRKSIRLFKKAIIRRKAVEAEVTKYLLDFGKRRCIPEIVIKKGSAVEESASERKKYWLNESYVPLHLLKSFEEKRIARRSSKMSSGKLSDADLLTKKPLKERGFSYLLAKAERPEYHQCRHCNKDVPIREAVCCQYCQGSFHKRHVRKSMGSVSAQCKYTCHRCVDGNYMKVDSETAKNDAKKAKKKNRSSKNQYQKSKKVSEGTSSVHPKNSKKTLRNSRSLRSEKNKKVTIVVPLRRSPRKAKLNALQNKKARGRKKGKPGRGRPKKVTGQQPTKATSWRKKRTQAYHSYWLNGLLLTRKPEDERVMHFRKKRFVAPSQSVIYDQPTCRLCSEAGYTSTVNYISCEMCGGWFHGDALGLDAENINKLIGFRCHMCRNNTPPVCPFASLTKDHESSMDVVENSVANEFCAEGTGVKYQTEVNLLQESHVNEDNQGSLHADNSPQGLDDKSFVPESKLEIGNEIDQMEPTSCSIGVDVMESESIELHPQLSMESAELLDEGGNQVPSLMGSPQLEK